In Gimesia panareensis, the genomic window CTGTTTTGAAGTCAGCCGGGTAGGGGAATTTCGGTGGCGTTTTGACCCCGGTCCGTTCGTGAATCATTTCCCCGTCTTTTTTATCAAAGACGACTTCGAACAGCGGTTTACCGCTTTCGACAGCCGTCCCCCCGATATTGCGTCCTTTACTCTCAGGAGCTGCCTTCAGACCAAACTGAGCAAAAAAGGCAGACGTTTCGTAATACTGGTCCTGAGTCCAGCGTTCGAAGGGATGATCATGACATTTATTGCAGTTGAACCGGATCGCGAGGAACAGATGCGTCGTATTTTCCATCGTGTCTTCGGGAGTCCGATGAATTTTGAAATACGATGCTGCAGGGTTCGCCTTGTTGGAACCGGAAGCGGACAGAATCTCATAAGCAAATTTGTCGTAAGGCACATTGTCGGCGACGGATTTTTCAATCCAGTCGCGGAAGATCTTCGCCCCTTCTACCCCCAGATATTTCCGGTTGACCTGTAATAAGTCTGCCCATTTGTTGGTCCAGTGCTCGACATACTCGTGTGAACCCAGCAGGCGATCGATCAACTCGTTTCGCTTCACGCGTGACTCGCGTTTGTCTGCCAGAAATGTTTTTACGTCATCAATTGTCGGAGGCAGACCGGTCAGATCGATGTAGATTCGTCTGATGAATTCCGCATCGGTACACAGATCAGAAGGCTGTGTTTTTGTCTTTTTCAGTTTCTGGTCCACCAGTTCGTCGATGTAGTTATAAACGGGTTTCTGCTTCCAGGCAAATTCGGAGCGATCCCCCATCACGGTCACTGTCGTGGCTGCATATTTACCCTGATATCTCGCCAGTAGTGGTGCTTCACCACGTCGCAGAACTTCGGCAATACCTCCATGGTGCATTTTGGCAATTTCGATATTGCTGCTGTCGATGAATGCATCACTGGTAACATCACGAACTTCGCCATTGGAATACGTGGCCAGAACCCGGAACTGCTGCAGCAGTCCTGCACGAGGAACGACCGGATTTTCCGGAACCACTTTAATGCTCTCGACCCGGGCGGCGTCCCGATCCAATGGAGTCCCTTTACTGATCCAGGAAGAGACAATCTGATAACGGGCATCGCCCGGCAGTGCGACCTGTCCCCCTTTATGGGGTACTTCGGCAATCGCTTTTAATAAGATCAGACTTTGCTCCGGTGATGCCAGATTGACACGGCGCGACTTCAGGTCATCGGTGTATGCCCGCAGGTCAAACAGGTCATCGGTTCCCCGTAATGATAGTTTAAATCCGTCCTTCCCCTTGTTCGCACCGTGACAAAGTCCTGAGTTACATCCCATTTTGGTAAAAGCCGGTGCTACATCCCGCCAGTAATCCGGACTGTAATCTGCAGGGAAGGGGGCGACATGAATCTTGGAGGTCGCCTGCTGCCCCTGCAGGTTGAAGCTGACTTCAACCGTTCCGGGCTGAAGTGCTCGTGCCAGACCTGTCGCTGAGATATGCAGGACAGGTTTCCCCTGCTGACTGACTTTCACCAGACGCGTCAGATCGGTTTTGGCTCCGGATTTCGTATGCCCCGTTACCAGAAACTGGATGGTGTCGTACTTCTGAGCAATCGTTGCCTGTGCAGGTTGCACTTCGAGTTTCACGAGCGGATCAGCGCCCGAGAATGATTCGGCTGGTAACTTTTCCTGATTCAGGTCGATCACAACCAACTTGTTTTCCTGAGGTACCGGCTTACTGACGCCCGGTTTCTGTGCCATCACAGGCTGGGACTGTTTTAACGGAACCGGTACGAAGGCCTTCTTCAATTTCCCGGTCGAAGCCTCATACAGTCGCACCTGACCGTCCTGACCGGCAGCCGCGATCACTGCGCCTTGCGGATGATAACAGACCGTATACAACCCCGACTCGGGGAGTTTGACTTCACTGACAACTTTGACATTATCAGTGCGACTCTCCTCAATCTTTTTCTTTTCTGCAGCACTCCGTGACGCCACGCGTTTATTTAAGATGGCGACCAGGTCATCGGGGAATTTCTCCGGAATGTCGAAAGAGAACACTTTCAACTCCCCGGTATGATTCAGACTGCTGACGGCAACAAACTGTTTCCCGTTGGGATGAATGTCCACACCAAAGATGCGGCCTTTCAGGCCAGGGAAAGTCCGTACCAGATTGGCATCATCACCAATCACGCGTTTCGACTGTCGGAAAATCTGATAGAGCTTGGGAACCCCGTCTGCACCACCTACCAGAACGGTATCCTGGGTCGGATGCCGGTCAATGGCTGCCAGTCCACCCGTCAGAGCTTTGGGAGTAATGGAGGTAATATTATCGATAAAACGCTGCGTTTTGACTTCAGTCAGTTTGGTTGTCCGATCGCGGCTGACGGAAATCACGTGGCTTCCGTCCTTGGAAAAGACTGTATCCAGCACCCAGTCGTAGTGGGCTCCCTGATACAGAACCTCTTTACCGGTTGCCACCTCAATGGCACGGACCGTATTATCGCTACACCCAAAGGCCAACAGCTTTCCATCCGGAGACCAGCTGGCTCCATACAATGTGTCATAGGTCAGGGGGATCGACTTCACCAGCGACTGTTTCGCCACATCCCAGATCTGGATCTCCCCTCGCTCAGCCGGAGTCCCGCCGGTGACTGCCAGGTACTTCCCATCGGGAGAAAAGGCAATCGATTCAATTCGCTGTGACTTGCCTATCAGCCGTCCAACGATCTGATCTCCCTGCGCGTTGTGCAGAATGACTTCATGGAAGCCGGCAACTGCCAGCAGTTTCCCATCTGGAGAATAATCCAACGAAGTAATGACCGGCGGGGCAGAGTAGGTAGGTGGGTTTTCTCTGGTAAAACGATACTCTACTTTGGCGGGGGAGTCGTTTACGGCTCCCTGCTGAATCCAGGTGCGAATCAGTGTAATCTGATCCTGAGCCAGAGGTGCTTTCGCTTTGGGCATCTCGGCTTCATTCCCCTTGGGAGTAATCAGCTGCACCAGATAGCTGTCATCAGGCTTACCGGGCACAATTGCAGCGGATTCACTTTCGCCCCCTTTCAGCAGGTCTTTAAATTCCGTCACGACATAATCACCTTCCGGATTACGGGGGTGATGACAGCCGGCACAGTGGGCTTGCAGAATCGGTCGGACCTGCTGGTAAAAACTAACCTTCTGATCTGCAAAGGAAGACGTTGCACTTGTGAACGACGCAAAGAAAACAGAGCAGATTACAAAGCTGGAAAAAGAATAAGCACGGAACTTGTCGAAGGACATGAACCTGAACCCCCTTTTATCAAACCTAAGTTAAAATAACTCTGGTGGTGAAAAGAGGTAAATCTCTTCTCATTGCCCCTGACTGGTTTTGAGAGGGCTCTTAGGAGCAGAGCAAGTCATCAACCAGGGTGAGAGTAGTGGAAGGATAAGTTTCAGCAGAACAATCTCTGCCAGAAACTTAAATCTCGTATGCAATGATATACATATTCTATTATGAATATATCGTAATTTTTCGTCGATGAAAATTTCTGCTTTTTCGTAAATTTTTCAGAGATTTCTGCTCAATCTTGAGGAGCTGAAGGTCTGAATCAATTCCCGTCACAGTCCCTTTTCGGGGCATTCAGCCGCTATTCGGTATCTACGGTAAGTGACGGAAAGAAAAAAGAGGTGGCCGAAATTCGACCACCTCTCTCACTCAGGTAGTAATCAACCCAAGCAGGTACGATTCGTCAATCCGAATTCTTAGAAATCACTTTCCGGATCAGCCAGTAATTTGGCTGGCGGAACATTCGCTGCAATTTTGCCGAAAGCAATCAGCAGCTGTGCTTTCATCTCATCGACTGTAGCACCACCGGGAGCATCGATGCAGATCCCGTTACAGGCTTTTGCCATCGCCTGCATGAAACTGCGATCCGCACCTTTACCCACGGTCATGGTATGAACGGTATACCCCAGATTGGCTGCTTCCACAGCCTGCCAGAAGGCATACTGTTTATTCCGATCTGAAGTGGAGTAGTCAGCATTACCATCCCCATCAAAGTCGGTCACAGTATCCCAGTTCCAGTTCCCTGGCAAAGACCAGTTAGAAGGTGAACGGTTCGCGTTACCGTCGGTCATCACCAGAATCGTTGGACGTGCTCCGGCACGACCATGCGATTGCAATAATTCCCTGGCATCACGAATCCCGTATCCCATACCGGTGTAGGGTGCATAGTGAGAAGCCTGCTTGTGTCGCTGAATCGTATCGATATCAGCGTAATTATTTGTAATGAGATTATCTCCCAGATCTACCGTTTCCGGAACACCATCGTCGTTCAAAACAGATTCGACGCGTGAGGTCTCATCATACGTCACCAGTCCGATGTAATCACCGAACTCAAGCCCGCCCAGGAACTGCGTGAACAGGCTCACTCCATTTTTCATGGCGTGGAACGGATATATGGGAGCCCGCCACAGATCTTCAGACTGATCGTTCTTCTTGCGTCGCCCGATCAGATATCCCATCAGGGTACGGTAACCGTATTTTTTTCGATAACCATAATTGTTGACCGTTCTATTCGTGCGAACCCAGCGAATATAGTCTTTCCACATACTCTTGTTCGTATAGCCGATGGGCTGCCCTTTCAGGTTTCCATAGTAATCCTTTCCTTCCTGGGGAAAGGGATATTTCAGATTCCCGTTGACATCCACTTCATCCAGCCCCAGGGCCTGAAAGATGTAATCATCATCATAGGAACTGATATAGGTTCCCTCTGCGGAATTAATACTTCCGTAGCCATTCGGCGGAAACTTGAGTTTATCCGAATCAGAGTAAGTCACACTGGAGTCCACCAGAGTGTTCCAGATGTCATCCAGGTTTGCTTCGACGGCTGCTTTCCCTAACTGATAGGAAGACATCGCGCCAAATTCACTGTCGTAGCTCATCGATCCGGAATAGTCGAGCACCAGCACGATATCGCGTGCTTCAATAAAGGCAATCGCCGAGGTCGTCACGGCAGCCGTCTTCTCCCCCATGATGCCAGCGAAGAACAACTGCAGTTTGGAATCCGGTTTGCCTTCCGCGGAATTATCGCGACGGGCTATCACTTTCACCACGTTATACGGTTTCGCCCCTTCGCCCCAGATCATGTGATAGGTTCCGGAACTGTCCTGATACCGTTTCCCGAATTTCACATCGGTCTCCGGATCAACATACACACCATTCAACCCGGCAACTTTCTGTGCCATGGCTTTGGCGGCTTCGACCGCAATCGAGTTTGCATCCTGGACAGTAGCAGTGACATCCTGTCCTTCGGTGATCCCGTCTGCCGTCGTCTGAACAGCATCGGTAATCTGCTGGGCCGCTGCCAGGGCAGCTGCTTCCACGGCATTTCGCATTTTGGTTTTGGTCATGGTAATCACAGCGATATCGATTCCGAACGCCATGAAGCCCATGGCAGCCACGAGAAATGGCACCGCCATGACCATGAACGCACCGCGGCGACTTTGATCGCCCGGCAGATTCATGTTCTCTTTTCTGACTCGTTGTATCAGTTTCATGTTACCCCCTCTTACTCCCCGAAAATAAAGTTGTATTCTCTGAATGCTGCTCAACTCTAATTGACAATCTTCGTTGTCCCGTTATTCAATATCAGATCCCAGACCGCATCCCCCGACATGGGCTTGGCCATTGAACCTTCCAGGTTCATGATGTCGGTCAGCGTCGAGTTCATGGCACCTTCTGGAATTTCAATTCCGATGCGAAACAGACGGTTGCGGTTGTCTGGATCACTCAGATCGAATGTATCACCAGAACTGGGTGGATTGGGCATGGGATCCAATGCGTTCCCATCAGCATCGTCAGCACGGGTGATGGTGATCGTCAGATTGGTCTCATCATTATCAATGCCGGAAGCACGCAGAAAGTTGCGTACATCCAGAATGACCTTATCATTCAGTGTCATACCCGAAGGCATGTCCAGATCGGCATCCATCGAAGCCAGTCGTCCCGCCTGGGACAGGGCAGAATCCATGACTGTTGTCGTGTGTACGGCGCGTCTCACAGCAATCATTCCCAGAACCAGTGCCAGGAACACAGGTGCGATAACGGCAAATTCGACCGCAGCAACACCTCTGCGGTCGGAATCAGATTGGATCGTTTTGTTTTGTCTGCTGTAATTGATTCTCATGAAATCTCTCCTGCTCACAACAACATGCTGCAAGCTGACATGTTTTTCCGGGTGATCATTCGTGCCTTCTGACACTATGCCCGGACAGGACCAGGTTTTTCTCTTTATCAGCGGCCTCTGCTGCTTTCACCGGATCCACAAAAAATGAATTGAGTAACCGCACGTCTTTGTAGGGCACTTCCACACGTACAATAAACAGCTGCGCTTTTTCAGCATTAGACAGCTCGATATCGGGCAAGGCAGAAAAATTCAGTTGAGAGACATCCGCCCCTGGTGTATCAAACTGGCTGGCATTTTTCACCATGATGTTGGCCACGCTCGAATCGAAAACCGTGTCGAGCAGATTCCTGACGCGCGTCTTGACCTGGGCTGTGGTCACCTCTTCACAACGCCCCAGCTTGGCCCCTTCCTGAGTGGCTTCCTGGATGATGTTGGAAACCATGTAGGCGTAGCCGAATTCGAGAATTGCGTAGATGAATACCAGAAAGACCGGCGCTACAAACGCCAGTTCCACCAGGGTCGTCCCGGAACGGTCTTGCTTTGACTTCTGATTCAATGCCCAACGGCTGTGCCGCGTCAACATCGCTTGCCTCATTGACTGTGAAATGATGTGATTCTCCCGTGCCAGGATTTCAGATTCTGACAGACTGCACAAAGTCGGGAGAATAGATCAGAGGAGGGGAGAGATTGATCCACTACAAACATAGGTCACAAAAGTGAGCAAGTCGGATATTTTCCTCAAAAAAATTCACCTTTGTCCCCGTTTCCAAAGTCCAACATCGGCATCAGATGTTGATTCTTGTATTGAAGTCGATGTAGCAAAAAACATACATTTTTCAGCAGGAATTCACGTTTTTTGTTAATTTCTCGTTTCTGCCAGACGGTTCTGGTTCGACTTCAATTGAAATTCATGCTGCATTAGCGATACACTGTTGCCAGTCGTGCCGACAGGTTTCCTGCAAAAAAATTCTCAAAATGTTTTGGTAGATATAAATTATGGGTAAAAAGGCGTCGTCAACTATCAAAGCAGGCTCATTGATTCAGGTCAAAGAGGGGGTCTGTCTACCTGAGTTTCCAGAAGTCAGTTGTGCAGGCTGGACGGGAATTGTCGAAGAGGTCAAGAAAAAAGATAAGGATCGCTCTTATACGATCATCTGGGACGAAGCGACCGAAAAGAAAATTCCAGAGGCTTATAAAGCCCAGTGCGAAGCACAACAATTACTCTACAATTACGCCTGTCTGCCCGGAGATGACTTGATTCTGGCTGACTCTCAAAGCTGAATCTCAAATCGCCGCAGCAGCTGATTTTCCGCATGCTCCTTCAGGGACAAGGCGATATCTGCTAACGTTCTGTTGAGCCCCGGTACTGAATAATCAGGGGCAATCTCCGCCAGAGGAACTGCCAGAAACACCCGACTCACAATCTCGGGATCAGGTATAATGCGATGTGCTATCCGTAGTGCTTCGGAATTAAAGAGTACCAGATCCAGATCAATCGTTCTGGGACCGTTTTTGTTCTGGGGATCGCGCACACGGTTCAATGCTTTTTCAATTTCTGGAACGACCCATTCGCAGAGAAATGTGGCATCATGCTCTGTTTCCAGCAGGACTGCTGCATTCAAAAAATCTGCCTGATCAGGATCGCCTACCGGCGCACTCTGCCAGACCGATGATTTTCCCTGCACCTTGCCATATTCTGCCAGACTCTCGACCGCCTGGGGCAGGTGCGTTTCAGGATCAATATTACTGCCCAGGGCCAGAAAGGCCTGATTGAGCCGGCTCACTGCTGATAATCCTCACGTCTCCGTGCCACACTGACCCCCACCGATCGGGCAAAACGGAGTGCCCCCGGTTTTTCGATGCGGACTTCCGCACATTCGACACGTTCATCACTCAGGCAGATCCGGGCCACTTCATGCGCCATGGTTTCCACCAGCTGAAACCGGGAATTTTCGACCAGGTCAATTATTTCCTTGGTTATTGTGCGATAATTGACGGCATCCTTAATCTGGTCTGAATGACCAGCCGCCTTCAAATCGACTTGCATCGAAATATTAATCAGTACATCCTGCTTTTTTTCGCGTTCTTCCTCATTAATTCCGATGATGGTCCGAAGTAACAGGTCGGAAATCAGTATCTGATCAGGCATAATAGTTAGTGATGTTTAAAATGGGGCAGATTTCTGTAGAAAATCATCTACAATTGACAGCATACCTACTATAGTCATGCGGCACGGAATTGGACAGGTACGAACCGGTTCCTGTCCCACGGAATCTACTGATTCTCCACGATATAATTTGATTCACACATTTGATAGATCATAGAAAACAGATGCCCAATACCCCCGATCTTTTTACCAGACGTCACTGGCTGAAACAGAGTCTGACACACTCTCTGGCACTGGCAAGTGCCTCCCAACTGCCATTCTCGCTGCAATCAGCTTTCGCAGCGGATCAATCACCTGACGAAAATGCACCAACGCTGCTACTCCGATCCGGATGGCAGACAGTCAATATTGGCGATATTGGGCATTCCCCCGGCATTCTGAAGCTGCTCGAAGTCTATGCGCCTGATTTTCGAATCATTCTCTGGCCTAACAGTGTCGACCGGGGAGTGGAACCGATGTTAAAGGAGCGATTTCCACATTTAACAATTGTCAAAGGACGTCTGAACCGGGACGGAAAACTAAACTCCCCGGAACTGGAAGAAGCGTTCGAACAGGCTGATTTCTTCCTGCACGGTTCAGGTCCCAGTGTCGTTTCCCGCAGGGAACTGGCCCACTGGAGCAAGACCACCGGAAAACCATACGGAATTTATGGAGTGACCGTTTCTGAGGTCACTCCCGAATTGCATCAACTGCTCTCAGGTGCCGAATTCATCTACACCCGGGAAACCAGTTCTCTGAAGAATCTCAAAGAAGCCAAAGTGACTTCCCCCGAGCAGGACTTCGCCCCGGATGCCACCTTTGCCATTGATCTGACTGACGATCCCAAAGCCAGGGCATTTCAGAAGCAGCACCAGTTGGAACCCGGCCAGTACCTCTGTGCCGTCCCCCGTTTGCGCTATACACCCTATCACAAAATCCACAAAGGAATTCGCTGGTCCAAAGACAAAATTGCACAGGTAGAATCGGTCAATCGCGAGTACCAGGAAATTGATCATGCCAAACTGCGGGCTGCGATCATCAAATGGGTACGCACCAGTGGACAGAAGGCGGTAGTCTGTCCGGAAATGACTTACCAGACGGAAATCATCCAGCCCCTGGTAATCGATCCCCTGCCAGCCGATGTGAAAGCGAAGGTGGTCGCCCATGATCAATACTGGCTGCCGGACGAAGCAGGATCTCTTTATCGAGATGCCTCTGCTGTTGTCAGTATGGAATGCCACTCGCCCATCATTGCCTGTGCCCATGGAACACCGGGGCTCTATGTGAGGCAACCCACAGATACGATCAAAGGCCAGATGTGGTATGATATCGGGCTGGCGGACTGGACCTTTGAAATTGATGAAGTCAACCAACAGCAGATTGCCGAGCGGGCCATTGCCGTTTATGAACATTACGACCAGTCCCTGGCAAAGCTCAAAAGCGTGATGGAGTCGATCGACGTCAGACAGAAACGGACCATGCAGGTTGTCCGCCAGGCGGTCCTCAAGGCCCACTCATCCTGAATGGAGAATTGACTCAGCGAATCGATCAGGCTCCGGCTGTGAACTGCTCGCCACCGGAGACCGTCAGAATTTCCCCCGTCACAAAATCAGAATGCAACAGATAAAGTATCGCCTGGCAGATCTCTGCAGGATTTCCGGCGCGCTTGAGTGGGACTCCTGCGGCCCGTTGATCGAGATAGGACTGGTCCTTGCCAGGGGGAGGCAAAATCGCTCCCGGAGCGATTGCATTGACCTGGACCTGCGGGGCCAGTTCCAGCGCCAGGCATTCCGTCAAAGTGACCAGTCCGGCTTTGGAAATCCGGTAGGGCAGGTGACCGATACCGGCCCGTCTGGCGCGCCAGTCGACGATGTTAATGATATGCCCCGGCTGATTGGAGCACAGCAGTGCTGCATATTTCTGGCATAAAAAGAAGGGGGCCTTCAGGTTGATATCCAGATGAGCATCCCAGTCGGTCTCAGTGGCCTCTTTCAGCGTCTTGTTTTCAAAAACGGAAGCGCTGTTAATCAGCACATCCACCCGTCCCAGTTCTGACATTACGGCTGAAAAGATCGTGTCTGCCGCAGAGACGGGTTGAGAGAGATCAGCTGATACAGAAATGGCCTTCCGCCCCCGCTGTCTGATCTCATCGCAAGTTTCCTCGGCAGCCTGGGCTGAAGAATGATAGTGAATACAGATATCAGCGCCTGCTTCAGCCAATGCCAGTGCCATAGACCGACCAATCCGGACCGCAGATCCGGTAATCACAGCGACTTTTCCTTCGAGATTCAACGCTCTCCGCTCCCTGTCGTTTAAGGTCAGGCAATAAAAAACCCCGGCGATCAACCGGGGAAGTATCCAGGCTCCATAACTGGATGATCTGACTATTATGTAGTCGTTACCACCTCTTTGACAACCGGTGTTCTTCCCAGAGCGCGTTCTATTTTGCCAATCAGAATCTGCTTTGTGAAGTCTGTTTTCAGAATGTAGTCTGCAGCACCGTGATTAAAAGCCTGAATAATTGCTGTGGTAGAGCGATTTGAAGTCACTACCAGAATTTCGACATGATCGAGCAGGGGAGACTCCTTAATCACCCGCACGGCTTCCGCCTGATGTCCATGATCTGAATCGATTTCGAGCAGAATCAGGTCCGGTTCATTCAAAGCCGCATCCATAAAGGCTTCTTCCACAGTCTTAGCAGTTTGAACCTGGTACCGCTC contains:
- a CDS encoding DUF1549 domain-containing protein → MSFDKFRAYSFSSFVICSVFFASFTSATSSFADQKVSFYQQVRPILQAHCAGCHHPRNPEGDYVVTEFKDLLKGGESESAAIVPGKPDDSYLVQLITPKGNEAEMPKAKAPLAQDQITLIRTWIQQGAVNDSPAKVEYRFTRENPPTYSAPPVITSLDYSPDGKLLAVAGFHEVILHNAQGDQIVGRLIGKSQRIESIAFSPDGKYLAVTGGTPAERGEIQIWDVAKQSLVKSIPLTYDTLYGASWSPDGKLLAFGCSDNTVRAIEVATGKEVLYQGAHYDWVLDTVFSKDGSHVISVSRDRTTKLTEVKTQRFIDNITSITPKALTGGLAAIDRHPTQDTVLVGGADGVPKLYQIFRQSKRVIGDDANLVRTFPGLKGRIFGVDIHPNGKQFVAVSSLNHTGELKVFSFDIPEKFPDDLVAILNKRVASRSAAEKKKIEESRTDNVKVVSEVKLPESGLYTVCYHPQGAVIAAAGQDGQVRLYEASTGKLKKAFVPVPLKQSQPVMAQKPGVSKPVPQENKLVVIDLNQEKLPAESFSGADPLVKLEVQPAQATIAQKYDTIQFLVTGHTKSGAKTDLTRLVKVSQQGKPVLHISATGLARALQPGTVEVSFNLQGQQATSKIHVAPFPADYSPDYWRDVAPAFTKMGCNSGLCHGANKGKDGFKLSLRGTDDLFDLRAYTDDLKSRRVNLASPEQSLILLKAIAEVPHKGGQVALPGDARYQIVSSWISKGTPLDRDAARVESIKVVPENPVVPRAGLLQQFRVLATYSNGEVRDVTSDAFIDSSNIEIAKMHHGGIAEVLRRGEAPLLARYQGKYAATTVTVMGDRSEFAWKQKPVYNYIDELVDQKLKKTKTQPSDLCTDAEFIRRIYIDLTGLPPTIDDVKTFLADKRESRVKRNELIDRLLGSHEYVEHWTNKWADLLQVNRKYLGVEGAKIFRDWIEKSVADNVPYDKFAYEILSASGSNKANPAASYFKIHRTPEDTMENTTHLFLAIRFNCNKCHDHPFERWTQDQYYETSAFFAQFGLKAAPESKGRNIGGTAVESGKPLFEVVFDKKDGEMIHERTGVKTPPKFPYPADFKTDQKDDLSRREKLARWITSRDNQYFAKAYANRVWGYLTGTGLIEPIDDIRAGNPPSNPELLDKLTADFLSHNFDVRHLMRVICQSRTYQLSIKSNEWNEDDKINYSHAKARRLPAEVLYDALCRVTGSESHIPGVPAGTRAAELPDVGFKLKSDFLAKFGRAQRESPCECERSSSVELGPVMALISGPTVGNAISDPNNALSKLVQQEKDDPALVDSIFLRVLNRPATAEEKQAGIKLIQQQIQSEHQALKQRLAAYEKSLSPEIIRQENQRVQNIKEAQEKVTTFQQAIAPREAWLNQEQKENTARLQKALTAYQQSLQSRIAAWEKEETKGTNWVVLKPESFSATNEATLELQKDQSILAKGKNGKGDYQIVAQTNLKDLSAVRLEVLTDDSLPRKGPGRSGDGNFVLNEFEVFAAPKSKPDQKQKLKLFNSQADFSQSNYVIATAIDGQIKPSGEGWAVSPQIGKPHKASFDIQSPVPADDQGIILTFVMKQHFNSNTHSIGRFRLSVSNGKGPTTLDEHPQDIRNILAKQAEKRNAAEKKKLLDYYSKSDSRLQSMIKAVADSKIPRPADPKLVELQKHLMEMQSVRPVDRKLTRLRNDVQLSAEQVKQNRLVAAQDLTWALINSPAFLFNH
- a CDS encoding vWA domain-containing protein, whose translation is MKLIQRVRKENMNLPGDQSRRGAFMVMAVPFLVAAMGFMAFGIDIAVITMTKTKMRNAVEAAALAAAQQITDAVQTTADGITEGQDVTATVQDANSIAVEAAKAMAQKVAGLNGVYVDPETDVKFGKRYQDSSGTYHMIWGEGAKPYNVVKVIARRDNSAEGKPDSKLQLFFAGIMGEKTAAVTTSAIAFIEARDIVLVLDYSGSMSYDSEFGAMSSYQLGKAAVEANLDDIWNTLVDSSVTYSDSDKLKFPPNGYGSINSAEGTYISSYDDDYIFQALGLDEVDVNGNLKYPFPQEGKDYYGNLKGQPIGYTNKSMWKDYIRWVRTNRTVNNYGYRKKYGYRTLMGYLIGRRKKNDQSEDLWRAPIYPFHAMKNGVSLFTQFLGGLEFGDYIGLVTYDETSRVESVLNDDGVPETVDLGDNLITNNYADIDTIQRHKQASHYAPYTGMGYGIRDARELLQSHGRAGARPTILVMTDGNANRSPSNWSLPGNWNWDTVTDFDGDGNADYSTSDRNKQYAFWQAVEAANLGYTVHTMTVGKGADRSFMQAMAKACNGICIDAPGGATVDEMKAQLLIAFGKIAANVPPAKLLADPESDF
- a CDS encoding TadE/TadG family type IV pilus assembly protein is translated as MRINYSRQNKTIQSDSDRRGVAAVEFAVIAPVFLALVLGMIAVRRAVHTTTVMDSALSQAGRLASMDADLDMPSGMTLNDKVILDVRNFLRASGIDNDETNLTITITRADDADGNALDPMPNPPSSGDTFDLSDPDNRNRLFRIGIEIPEGAMNSTLTDIMNLEGSMAKPMSGDAVWDLILNNGTTKIVN
- a CDS encoding TadE/TadG family type IV pilus assembly protein; its protein translation is MLTRHSRWALNQKSKQDRSGTTLVELAFVAPVFLVFIYAILEFGYAYMVSNIIQEATQEGAKLGRCEEVTTAQVKTRVRNLLDTVFDSSVANIMVKNASQFDTPGADVSQLNFSALPDIELSNAEKAQLFIVRVEVPYKDVRLLNSFFVDPVKAAEAADKEKNLVLSGHSVRRHE
- the folK gene encoding 2-amino-4-hydroxy-6-hydroxymethyldihydropteridine diphosphokinase; protein product: MSRLNQAFLALGSNIDPETHLPQAVESLAEYGKVQGKSSVWQSAPVGDPDQADFLNAAVLLETEHDATFLCEWVVPEIEKALNRVRDPQNKNGPRTIDLDLVLFNSEALRIAHRIIPDPEIVSRVFLAVPLAEIAPDYSVPGLNRTLADIALSLKEHAENQLLRRFEIQL
- the folB gene encoding dihydroneopterin aldolase — its product is MPDQILISDLLLRTIIGINEEEREKKQDVLINISMQVDLKAAGHSDQIKDAVNYRTITKEIIDLVENSRFQLVETMAHEVARICLSDERVECAEVRIEKPGALRFARSVGVSVARRREDYQQ
- a CDS encoding polysaccharide pyruvyl transferase family protein, encoding MPNTPDLFTRRHWLKQSLTHSLALASASQLPFSLQSAFAADQSPDENAPTLLLRSGWQTVNIGDIGHSPGILKLLEVYAPDFRIILWPNSVDRGVEPMLKERFPHLTIVKGRLNRDGKLNSPELEEAFEQADFFLHGSGPSVVSRRELAHWSKTTGKPYGIYGVTVSEVTPELHQLLSGAEFIYTRETSSLKNLKEAKVTSPEQDFAPDATFAIDLTDDPKARAFQKQHQLEPGQYLCAVPRLRYTPYHKIHKGIRWSKDKIAQVESVNREYQEIDHAKLRAAIIKWVRTSGQKAVVCPEMTYQTEIIQPLVIDPLPADVKAKVVAHDQYWLPDEAGSLYRDASAVVSMECHSPIIACAHGTPGLYVRQPTDTIKGQMWYDIGLADWTFEIDEVNQQQIAERAIAVYEHYDQSLAKLKSVMESIDVRQKRTMQVVRQAVLKAHSS
- a CDS encoding SDR family oxidoreductase, with the protein product MNLEGKVAVITGSAVRIGRSMALALAEAGADICIHYHSSAQAAEETCDEIRQRGRKAISVSADLSQPVSAADTIFSAVMSELGRVDVLINSASVFENKTLKEATETDWDAHLDINLKAPFFLCQKYAALLCSNQPGHIINIVDWRARRAGIGHLPYRISKAGLVTLTECLALELAPQVQVNAIAPGAILPPPGKDQSYLDQRAAGVPLKRAGNPAEICQAILYLLHSDFVTGEILTVSGGEQFTAGA